In Elaeis guineensis isolate ETL-2024a chromosome 1, EG11, whole genome shotgun sequence, a genomic segment contains:
- the LOC105060252 gene encoding protein EDS1B produces the protein MASGEGLTAMRDEEKALVALCCSVSMSAHRSPSSHFLLRTVSHPFPSAVFAFPASWSVDDWILAGEWGGPFGESEIDACLFPSLRSVGNDVAARVNRAFLRSFQRLLKDSRLQAEVHRALAEKKRIVFTGHSSGGSVSVLAAIWLLEQFFKSDNKDQVFPFCVTFGSPLVGDRVFSHALQRQDWSCCFLHFVSTVDVIPRSLLAPLSSFKQEFQAILHFLCPKSLCFSLNTIGEPLVIFFYSTVLRNALSISCHRACLSMGCTNPLLEVIPGFVKLSPYRPFGTYVFCSDNGLVSLKNPDAILQVLCYSFQLTSKEDLSEVAYRCLEEHLLYEPKIKKCLAMQDVVSMDGLEVIPLCLNDGISDEMQSIETMLEDLQLSVEARLCLRAAGEWENQRLRNQAKIDANYSKIQEALRSLSDYRATCEIRGLGYYDTFKLQKDKEDFDANVRRLELAGLWDEIVEMLRRYELPDNFEGRTDWVDLGTSYRCLVEPLDIANYYRHAKNEDTGPYMVKGRPRRYKYTQRWLEQAHRMPAWSSMESCFWAVVEELCIDSSSSSRPFEEMKDKVLELEKEASMWLSSGKLGKDVLLEESTFVKWWKTLPIQHRLGSCISSFMNGENMAGR, from the exons ATGGCGTCGGGAGAGGGCCTAACGGCGATGAGAGATGAGGAGAAGGCGCTCGTCGCGCTCTGTTGCTCCGTCTCCATGTCCGCCCACCGCTCCCCTTCCTCCCATTTCCTTCTCCGGACCGTTTCTCATCCTTTCCCCTCCGCTGTCTTCGCCTTCCCGGCGTCCTGGTCCGTCGACGACTGGATTCTCGCCGGCGAATGGGGAGGCCCCTTCGGGGAGTCGGAGATCGACGCTTGTTTGTTCCCTTCTCTCAGGAGCGTCGGCAACGACGTGGCTGCTCGTGTGAATAGGGCTTTCTTGCGATCCTTCCAAAGGCTTCTCAAGGACTCTAGGCTCCAAGCTGAG GTTCATAGAGCTTTAGCTGAGAAGAAGCGAATAGTGTTCACCGGGCATTCTTCAGGAGGTTCTGTTTCAGTGCTTGCAGCAATCTGGCTTCTTGAACAATTCTTCAAGTCTGACAATAAAGATCAAGTTTTTCCTTTTTGTGTGACTTTTGGGTCTCCCCTAGTTGGTGACAGGGTTTTCAGCCATGCTCTCCAGCGCCAAGATTGGTCTTGCTGCTTCTTACATTTTGTCAGCACAGTGGATGTCATTCCACGTAGCTTGCTAGCCCCTCTGTCATCCTTTAAGCAAGAATTTCAGGCCATTCTGCATTTCTTATGCCCAAAATCACTGTGTTTCAGTCTGAACACCATTGGAGAACCTCTCGTCATTTTTTTCTATAGCACTGTGTTGAGGAATGCTCTGTCCATTTCGTGCCATCGTGCCTGTTTGTCCATGGGCTGTACAAACCCGTTGCTGGAAGTCATACCTGGATTCGTGAAACTTTCTCCATACAGACCCTTTGGAACTTACGTTTTCTGTAGCGATAATGGGCTAGTCAGTTTGAAGAATCCAGATGCTATTTTACAAGTGCTATGTTACAGTTTTCAGCTAACTTCCAAAGAGGACTTAAGTGAGGTTGCATACAGATGTTTAGAGGAGCATCTGCTCTATGAGCCAAAGATCAAAAAGTGCTTAGCTATGCAAGATGTAGTTTCCATGGACGGCTTGGAAGTGATTCCACTGTGCTTGAATGATGGCATAAGTGATGAGATGCAATCAATTGAAACAATGTTAGAAGATCTTCAGTTG AGCGTGGAAGCTAGGCTTTGTCTACGTGCAGCAGGAGAATGGGAGAACCAAAGACTCAGGAACCAGGCCAAGATTGATGCCAACTATAGCAAGATTCAAGAAGCTCTTAGGTCCCTTAGCGACTATCGTGCGACATGTGAAATACGCGGATTGGGTTACTATGACACCTTCAAACTTCAGAAGGACAAAGAAGACTTCGATGCTAATGTCAGGAGACTTGAGCTTGCAGGGCTCTGGGATGAGATTGTTGAAATGCTGAGAAGGTACGAACTTCCTGACAACTTTGAGGGACGGACTGATTGGGTGGACCTGGGCACAAGTTACCGTTGCTTAGTTGAGCCATTGGACATTGCCAACTACTACAGGCATGCAAAGAATGAGGACACAGGGCCTTACATGGTGAAAGGCAGGCCAAGACGCTACAAGTACACCCAAAGATGGCTTGAGCAGGCACACCGAATGCCTGCATGGTCCAGCATGGAATCATGTTTCTGGGCAGTAGTTGAAGAACTTTGTAttgacagcagcagcagcagcaggccCTTCGAAGAAATGAAGGACAAGGTATTGGAACTTGAAAAGGAGGCATCGATGTGGCTTTCTTCTGGGAAGCTGGGTAAGGATGTGTTGCTTGAGGAGTCCACTTTTGTTAAGTGGTGGAAGACCCTGCCGATACAACACCGACTGGGGTCCTGTATTTCGAGCTTTATGAATGGCGAGAATATGGCTGGAAGGTAG